Proteins encoded in a region of the Vicia villosa cultivar HV-30 ecotype Madison, WI linkage group LG5, Vvil1.0, whole genome shotgun sequence genome:
- the LOC131603851 gene encoding auxin-responsive protein IAA27-like: MSVPVEQGYGGGEVPLMETTERNIGLNLKATELRLGLPGSESPERENGGLSMLKCLVSGAKRGFSDAIDGGSGKWGVSGNGGSDVGLCKDGNLFSPKGKVSGVGVGVGGECNKQQNLFSATVVKETVPHSPKTLHENKPQISPPSAKAQVVGWPPIRSFRKNSMVSPPQKNDGDAEAKSECLYVKVSMEGAPYLRKVDLNGFSSYRELSSALEKMFSCFTISQCGSYGVSCQEKTLSESRLVDLLHGSEYVLTYEDKDGDWMLVGDVPWEMFTESCKRLRIMKSSEAIGLAPRAMEKCKSRN; this comes from the exons ATGTCTGTGCCAGTAGAACAAGGCTATGGTGGTGGTGAGGTTCCTTTAATGGAAACCACTGAGAGGAACATTGGATTGAACCTCAAAGCTACTGAACTGAGGCTTGGGTTGCCTGGCTCTGAGTCACCGGAGAGAGAAAATGGTGGGTTGTCCATGCTCAAGTGTTTGGTGTCTGGAGCTAAAAGGGGTTTCTCTGATGCTATAGATGGAGGTTCTGGGAAATGGGGTGTGTCTGGAAATGGTGGATCTGATGTGGGGTTGTGTAAAGATGGAAACTTGTTTTCTCCTAAAGGTAAAGTTTCTGGTGTTGGTGTTGGTGTTGGTGGTGAATGTAACAAGCAACAGAATCTTTTTTCTGCTACAGTTGTTAAAGAAACTGTTCCTCATTCTCCAAAGACCTTGCATGAGAATAAACCACAGATTTCTCCTCCTTCTGCTAA GGCACAGGTTGTAGGATGGCCACCAATCCGATCTTTCAGGAAGAACTCTATGGTTTCTCCGCCTCAAAAGAATGATGGTGATGCAGAAGCTAAGTCTGAATGTCTTTATGTAAAAGTTAGCATGGAAGGTGCTCCGTACTTGAGGAAAGTGGATCTGAATGGTTTTAGCTCTTACAGGGAACTTTCTTCAGCACTCGAAAAGATGTTCAGTTGTTTTACAATCA GTCAATGTGGCTCGTACGGGGTTTCTTGTCAAGAAAAAACTTTAAGTGAGAGTAGATTGGTGGATCTTCTACATGGTTCAGAATATGTGCTTACTTATGAAGACAAAGACGGTGATTGGATGCTCGTCGGTGATGTTCCATGGGA GATGTTCACCGAGTCTTGCAAGAGGCTAAGGATAATGAAGAGTTCTGAAGCAATTGGACTAG CACCTCGAGCTATGGAAAAGTGCAAAAGTCGCAACTAG